A section of the Leptotrichia buccalis C-1013-b genome encodes:
- a CDS encoding ABC transporter permease: MNILQQIFNLLQQTIIIAPPILITAVGACISEKSGVVNIGLEGIMLSSAFATAVANITTGNPYLGIIFGMVVGVLISLIHAVISINLRGNQIISGVAINLFAAAITSYSIKTIFKTAGSTPLAKSLANRPLMIIVIYGIGIAMYFFLYKTVLGLRIRSVGEHPLAADTVGISVYKTRYIAVLISGALGGLGGAYLTAVLLPSFSNNMSAGRGYIALAAMIFGKWNPIGAILASLLFAFGQAFADVSKTIGLPISQQFLTMIPYILTLLALVGFVGKSKAPKASGLPYEK; the protein is encoded by the coding sequence ATGAATATATTACAGCAAATATTTAATTTATTACAGCAAACAATAATAATAGCACCTCCAATTCTAATAACAGCCGTAGGAGCGTGTATTTCTGAAAAAAGTGGAGTTGTTAATATCGGACTTGAAGGAATTATGCTAAGTTCAGCATTTGCAACAGCAGTTGCTAATATAACTACAGGAAATCCATATTTAGGAATAATTTTTGGAATGGTAGTGGGAGTTTTAATTTCACTGATTCATGCAGTAATCAGTATCAACCTTAGAGGAAATCAAATTATAAGTGGAGTTGCAATAAATCTATTTGCAGCTGCAATAACTTCATATTCAATAAAAACTATCTTTAAAACTGCTGGAAGCACTCCGTTAGCAAAGTCATTGGCAAATCGTCCATTAATGATAATTGTAATCTATGGAATCGGCATAGCAATGTATTTCTTCTTGTATAAAACTGTTTTAGGTTTGAGAATCCGTTCAGTTGGAGAACATCCATTAGCGGCTGATACAGTTGGGATAAGTGTTTATAAGACAAGATATATCGCTGTACTTATATCAGGTGCATTAGGAGGACTTGGCGGGGCTTATCTTACAGCTGTACTGCTTCCGTCTTTTTCAAACAACATGTCAGCAGGGCGTGGATATATCGCCTTGGCAGCAATGATTTTTGGGAAATGGAATCCGATAGGAGCGATTTTAGCAAGCCTGTTATTCGCTTTTGGACAAGCATTCGCCGATGTTTCCAAAACCATAGGACTCCCAATATCTCAGCAATTTTTGACAATGATACCGTATATTTTGACATTGTTGGCGTTGGTTGGATTTGTAGGAAAATCGAAAGCACCGAAGGCATCAGGATTGCCATATGAAAAATAA